A stretch of Arachis hypogaea cultivar Tifrunner chromosome 15, arahy.Tifrunner.gnm2.J5K5, whole genome shotgun sequence DNA encodes these proteins:
- the LOC112751292 gene encoding profilin-1, with amino-acid sequence MSWQTYVDDHLLCEIEGNHLSSAAILGQDGSVWAQSSNFPQFKPEEITAIMNDFAEPGSLAPTGLYLGGTKYMVIQGEPGAVIRGKKGPGGVTIKKTNQALIIGIYDEPMTPGQCNMIVERLGDYLIDTGL; translated from the exons aTGTCGTGGCAAACCTACGTCGATGACCACCTTCTCTGCGAAATTGAAGGCAACCACCTCTCCTCCGCCGCAATCCTCGGCCAAGACGGCAGTGTTTGGGCTCAGAGCTCTAATTTCCCTCAG TTCAAGCCTGAGGAAATTACTGCTATCATGAACGACTTTGCTGAGCCCGGATCGCTCGCCCCGACCGGGTTGTACCTCGGTGGCACCAAATATATGGTTATCCAAGGTGAACCCGGAGCTGTCATTCGAGGGAAGAAG GGTCCTGGTGGTGTTACCATTAAGAAGACGAATCAGGCGTTGATCATCGGAATCTACGATGAGCCGATGACTCCAGGGCAGTGCAACATGATTGTTGAAAGGCTGGGTGATTATCTCATTGATACGGGTCTTTAA
- the LOC112751293 gene encoding profilin-2 yields MSWQTYVDEHLMCDIDGSGQHLTAAAIIGHDGSVWAQSSSFPQIKPQEVTDIMKDFDEPGHLAPTGLHIAGVKYMVIQGEPGAVIRGKKGSGGITIKKTGQALVFGVYEEPVTPGQCNMVVERLGDYLLDQGL; encoded by the exons atgtcgtGGCAAACTTACGTGGATGAGCACTTGATGTGCGACATTGACGGCTCCGGCCAACATCTCACCGCCGCCGCCATCATCGGCCACGACGGCTCCGTCTGGGCTCAAAGCTCTTCCTTCCCTCAG ATTAAGCCTCAGGAGGTTACTGATATCATGAAGGATTTTGATGAGCCCGGTCATCTTGCTCCTACTGGTTTACACATTGCGGGCGTAAAATACATGGTAATTCAGGGAGAGCCTGGAGCTGTCATCCGTGGGAAGAAG ggatctggaggcatcaccataAAGAAAACTGGGCAAGCTCTAGTTTTTGGCGTCTATGAGGAACCAGTTACTCCTGGACAATGCAACATGGTTGTTGAGAGGTTGGGAGATTACCTCCTCGATCAGGGTCTGTAG